The genomic DNA tttgctcagaatcatcttgtttgtggtgtcacaataatttttaattttataaatTACACATTACCATTTTAGAGTTTTAAACTCGtaattaactaaagatttcccatAAACATGCTAAAATGAGGTGAAATAACCCCTTTAAAATAAATAGTTGGTCAGTTTTTGTTCTGCCCTTAACAGCTATGATCTATGAAGCATTTCACAAATTGATGTGTATGCCTAATTGAAGCTGGGATGAAGAAATGGTGTTTAGCATTAATTCATTAATATAATTAATAGACAAAGTTTGGAATTTACTGCCATGGGTTTGcttgtttatttcaaaataatgattTTTCAAAGGACTGCTACAAGGTCGTTGAATTTCCATGAGCTGTTCTTCATAGCTCAAAGTATCATTTTTAATTCCTGTACTCCACATGTGTACAAACTTTTGATAGGATCTCTACCCATACCTTAGATGATGGATCCTGCCAGTGAATCTATTCACAGTGTATAGTTTTATGTGTATGATTTATCTAGaaattatattttgttgtaCAAAGCAACATCTGCAAAGGACAAggaccattttgaaaaattcatCCTTGATTATCTGTTAACGACTTTTAAAACTTAAACTCTATTAAACTTTTAACTACCTTACTTGATCAAGTATGTTGTTGGCAAGAACATTTATAGCTGgcttgtaaattattattataattatatcaaCCTCTGACTCATATAAAGTTGCTTCTTACACAAtgcaaacaataatatttagcTCTttttaaccgagcaggaggtctgtatgggagaatcttggcCGAGGTCGTGAGtgcagaccgaacgcagtgaggtctgtacatacgacctcggtcaagattctcccatacagactgactaagctcagttaataagatgtttattatatggcaaacaagaacaatttaattcgtttaatgtaactggtttgtactaactgacattttgcttgcgaatggcgatgagtggcgatgagctgaacttaattctgtcaaagtttgctcgtcatcctctcctTTGTCATCacgctgtttggcacttccataaataaatattggtagaagagaatactcaatatttttgcattttagtttgcatcttttcaccgcaaaacgttaccggtctagatgccagtctagatgggaaaatctagaccgcggtcaatatcgatttcagccaatcaaattcgtgaacttgatagttcccagtccttgtgagacagagccatataataatgctACTTATTGACCAAAAGGATTATAGGAAGAGgaaggagaaattgagagactTTGGCTATCCCATTCCCTTTGTTCTCTTGTGCTCAAGCACCTtgttacagtactgtgcaaaaagaatgcaaacgaatttcgcTACTTTTTGgcaaaatataacgaaatttCCATCCTTgaagacccaggggcagtcagtcgagatGCGACGAGATTCGGGACTGGCGTACAGTTTTCAAGTAAGGCTCTTCTCGCCTTACTTGAACTTTATGCCAGTCCCGATTCTCATCGTGTCTTGACTGAAtacccctgggtctccgaggatgtgaAATTTCGGGCGAAATGAAAGCTGGAAATGAGGCAGATTCTAGCTGATCTCTAGTCTGGAACTGCACAAATGGATTATGCCCATGCAATTTTCAATAATTACACAAAGTGCAAAATAACTTGAAACAGCTTTCTTTTCAATCTATTTACAAAAAATAAGGTCAGTATGATACCTGTTTGGCTAAGGGAGCTTATGTTTACATCCAAATCACTGTTAGTAAGGTGGGTACTTCACAATATTTGTCACCAGTCTTTGGGAACAAAATAATGATGTTATGATAGTCAAGGAGAAGAGTGCATTTCTGGAAAAGTGCAGTTTGCTAGAAGCTGGTTCTTTTAGCTTTATCCCTGTCCATTAACAAGTCTCATTTTCTGGTTGCATGTCAACCATGGACTCTTTAACTGTGATATTGACTACCTAAACTGTAATAGGTGCCACTGCCATTTTGATAACAATTTCCTGTGTTCACAAGTCAATAAGATTTCCCTGCAAAATataaaagtttaaaagaaagTTATTCCTGTAAAGTGATTTGcttcaaaaataataataataataatcactttatttaaatctCAAGGTTATTATTTTAGTCAAGCATGAATGCTCTACTACAtgtaattggggagactacaaataaactgaaatcgGAACAAATCAagccaaatgttggtttttgacaggaggggaaaaccggagtacccagagaaaaactgCTCGGAGCagaaaagaaaaccaagaaactcaacccacataataTTGTGTCGAACCCGGGAATGAATCCCGGGCTACATTGGTagaaggtgagtgctctcaccattgcgctATCCCTGCTCCTGATTTACATTTGACAACATTGAGGAGTGTGGCTACTGTACTCAACATGGATGCATAAAATAAAATGTTCAGCAACAGCATTGATGTTATCCTGGCCTACTGTGACATGCATTTCTTTTCCataaccccccctcccccctgctCCTCCATCATGATGTTTTTCGCTATTGAATTTCAAGCTGACCAACATTCCTCAGGATGGCTGGATTCTGAAAAAGGGAGGGTGGTGTCAGACAAGTTGGACACCAAACATTGTCGGGCatgtttcaatttatttttaaacacttcaaaaggacaaaattaataattatagtaCAAGGAAACTTGTTTTTCAACATTGGCACACTGTAGACCCTTTAACTTTGAAGCTGGTGTGAATCAAACCCAAATGCGTTCATTTTTACCACTTTCCTAAAGTGAGTGCTACACAGATCAGGCAAAAGTAAAAGAGAGGTTGAAGTCACAAAAGGTCAAACTGGGTTCTCTAGCTCCAAAAGCTGCATACCTGAACAGCAAAACCAACTCAGCTATGCCTGCTGCTCAAACTAAGACCATGCTAAAATTAAGGTAGAGCAATCCTGAatgctgtaatttttttttagtttattttttattatttgctCTCAATTTATTACAATTTTGGTTGTAATTGCTGGGAAAAAATACATGTCACTTGAAcctgttgattttttttattccagTTGTGGTCACTTACTTCAGTTGGCAAGGTGGGTGACAGTTCAATCAAATTTGTTGGAAGTGAATCTCCACTGGCACAAGAATCAATGATTGGATGAGCAGAAATTGTCTGAGGTACCGGAGAAAAGGGATCAGATAAACTGGAAGTTGACTTCAACACCTCAGCTTTTGCATCTACAAGAGAATCTGAGGATCCCCCGGCAATTCTTGGCACAATGGACTCTGAAGATGGCGAGATGTTGAATGGAAGACACCCCTGAGAGCCAAACTTTTTTGAGCTTGAATTCAACTTCTGGGACTGTGATTTTGTAACTTTGTTATTCCTCATGGGGGTGGGGAGAAGAGAACGTCGCTTCTGTCCACCTGCACTCAGAGACTTCCTTTTCATAACCTTGCTGGGAACTGCAAGTGgacggttaaaaaaaaatcaatgttaccATAAAGATAAAGCAAACTTGTCAAGTACAATAATATtttacttaaagtgctactgtgatcaaatttttatcccttgagttttttggttcatcacatagagtaccatgaaacattaaaaacgctgtttaccgtttggaaatatctgcattggttccagagatatttaagtttgaaaaatgtgttaaatatgcaaatgagaaggctgatgacgtcattcacccaacccaatagaacatcaagaatataaatagagctatctcggtcaatttgcaacagagaccattgaaacttggtgagctgatagttctgaaggcaacacacctacgactgtaaagaaattggttcccatggcgactcactcttttccagtcccctccaacctgatttcaatattttggtgatctcaggctagaaatacatttactaaggccacaaactcgacctaacatctttatatgctgacaggatcatgcagatgaggcaccatttgcaaatatcaaaacagaacgccaaaggtggtctgcaagcttttaatatcagggaggtctggaacccagtatgttgccatggtaacaaaaatggtatgctcatattgtggaacacatcaactagaatcttagtgcaaagaaccaatgtttctgatacaaattggctgagatatctttctccatcatacttgatcaaaatttggtagggtttatgacgtcatcacttggctaatttgcatattaaaaaaacttgaatatctccagaacaaaaagagatatttgaaaatggtaaacagcattcttcttctcgtacagactacgtgtttatgtgccaaaatggcttcgatagggaagattcaaatttcgtcacagtagcactttaaaacaaCGGATGAAGGTTTACCCTCATTAGGTGGAGTAACAACAGCCTTAACCTCAGAATTACCACCATTGGGAGTGGATGGCCTGAGAAGAGCTTTGCTTCTGGTCTGAGCCTGAGAAGGGCCTGCTTTACTTGTTGCACAAGTGTCCACAGCACTGCCACGTCTTCGCACAGGTGTTGGGATGGTAGTCAGGCTCTTTCTTGGTGTTGTTTTGTTGCTTGCTCTCCTCCTGGGTGTTGCTGGAAGTCCAGCGTCCTTTTCTTTGGATGGTGTAAGTCTAACTGAAATGCTGCTCCTGTTTTTTGCACCAGCATTATTTGGTGTAGTAAAGGATTTGGACCTTTGTACTGCACTGGGTGTCTGACGACAGTTATCCACAAGCTGCTCAGAGTTCAAACTGCCCTTATGATGCTCATTGGCTGTAAAGCTTGCTTTTCTAGGAGTTGTAAATGACTTTGATCTTTGAACTTCACTGGGTGTACGAGGTTTCCTCAGTGTTTGATCTGACATTCCATTCCCCTTTTGCTTTCCTGGTGTACTGCCAAGTGACCTCGAAATCTGTGGAGCCTTTTTGGTGCTAACTTTCCCAGATTGTGGCAATGCTTTCACAGGCTGTGGTTTCCCTTTGGGTTTCATAACATTTGACCCTCTTTTTGACAGCGCACTACTTCCAGTTAAAGGCTTCAGACTAGCTTTTGTTGCAGGGACCTTACGTGCACAGGCAGAAGGAATCAACGATGCATCAGAAACAGAAGAATCAAGGATGGTGAAGGTCTCATTCAGATCAGGATTTGATTGTGACAATGCACTTGAAAGTGAAGAGGCTGACGAAGTGGAGCTTGTGCGGCGGCGCCTCGGTTGCACAACAAATCCTGGTGGCTTTATGCCACTTTGAGATGAAAAACGTAACTATAAatgtaataataagaataaaaaaatgtttaagtgTAGAGTCTATTGAAAAGGCTGGGTTCAATTCCTTGGAAAAATG from Montipora foliosa isolate CH-2021 chromosome 7, ASM3666993v2, whole genome shotgun sequence includes the following:
- the LOC138011492 gene encoding G2 and S phase-expressed protein 1-like isoform X1; translated protein: MAVSSFEGFSCNVDGAVDLIEDEKFDFDVPISPTVCDGSVAKHDLEDEDEVFFGPIGHKERCVTVNSDLHADCKPMSPLNGEQIAELFKEATAVSLFIKSQSLSCNADESKENENGENCITLSKTFTVEEDQNDNCLAEKPDQLNDLSFTTESRSPPETISEDNNSSMPDCSIGLRVPTTPNRVLRESNSQVQPSMPLPSPFKAREARPLANVSKFARSKLPKTQMTLKTRSCFNSPIKAEHVYGIIEPCSDKVQVKSGCNGSSPIKTREPRDSYGQTSNNGDSSFTEPSKLRFSSQSGIKPPGFVVQPRRRRTSSTSSASSLSSALSQSNPDLNETFTILDSSVSDASLIPSACARKVPATKASLKPLTGSSALSKRGSNVMKPKGKPQPVKALPQSGKVSTKKAPQISRSLGSTPGKQKGNGMSDQTLRKPRTPSEVQRSKSFTTPRKASFTANEHHKGSLNSEQLVDNCRQTPSAVQRSKSFTTPNNAGAKNRSSISVRLTPSKEKDAGLPATPRRRASNKTTPRKSLTTIPTPVRRRGSAVDTCATSKAGPSQAQTRSKALLRPSTPNGGNSEVKAVVTPPNEVPSKVMKRKSLSAGGQKRRSLLPTPMRNNKVTKSQSQKLNSSSKKFGSQGCLPFNISPSSESIVPRIAGGSSDSLVDAKAEVLKSTSSLSDPFSPVPQTISAHPIIDSCASGDSLPTNLIELSPTLPTEGNLIDL
- the LOC138011492 gene encoding G2 and S phase-expressed protein 1-like isoform X2, translated to MAVSSFEGFSCNVDGAVDLIEDEKFDFDVPISPTVCDGSVAKHDLEDEDEVFFGPIGHKERCVTVNSDLHADCKPMSPLNGEQIAELFKEATAVSLFIKSQSLSCNADESKENENGENCITLSKTFTVEEDQNDNCLAEKPDQLNDLSFTTESRSPPETISEDNNSSMPDCSIGLRVPTTPNRVLRESNSQVQPSMPLPSPFKAREARPLANVSKFARSKLPKTQMTLKTRSCFNSPIKAEHVYGIIEPCSDKVQVKSGCNGSSPIKTREPRDSYGQTSNNGDSSFTEPSKLRFSSQSGIKPPGFVVQPRRRRTSSTSSASSLSSALSQSNPDLNETFTILDSSVSDASLIPSACARKVPATKASLKPLTGSSALSKRGSNVMKPKGKPQPVKALPQSGKVSTKKAPQISRSLGSTPGKQKGNGMSDQTLRKPRTPSEVQRSKSFTTPRKASFTANEHHKGSLNSEQLVDNCRQTPSAVQRSKSFTTPNNAGAKNRSSISVRLTPSKEKDAGLPATPRRRASNKTTPRKSLTTIPTPVRRRGSAVDTCATSKAGPSQAQTRSKALLRPSTPNGGNSEVKAVVTPPNEGKPSSVVLNKILLYLTSLLYLYGNIDFFLTVHLQFPARL